The proteins below come from a single Melospiza georgiana isolate bMelGeo1 chromosome 4, bMelGeo1.pri, whole genome shotgun sequence genomic window:
- the GABARAPL1 gene encoding gamma-aminobutyric acid receptor-associated protein-like 1, with product MKFQYKEDHPFEYRKKEGEKIRKKYPDRVPVIVEKAPKARVPDLDKRKYLVPSDLTVGQFYFLIRKRIHLRPEDALFFFVNNTIPPTSATMGQLYEDNHEEDYFLYVAYSDESVYGKKL from the exons ATGAAGTTCCAGTACAAGGAAGACCACCCGTTCGAgtacaggaaaaaagaaggggAGAAGATCCGGAAGAAATACCCCGACAGAGTCCCC gTAATCGTGGAAAAAGCACCCAAAGCCAGAGTACCTGACTTAGACAAAAGAAAGTATCTCGTGCCTTCTGACCTCACAG TTGGTCAATTCTACTTCTTAATCCGAAAGCGGATCCACCTGAGGCCGGAAGATGCTTTGTTCTTCTTCGTCAATAACACCATCCCTCCCACCAGTGCTACTATGGGCCAGCTGTATGAG GATAACCACGAGGAGGACTATTTTCTCTATGTGGCCTACAGCGACGAGAGCGTCTATGGCAA
- the TMEM52B gene encoding transmembrane protein 52B produces the protein MHNSDVICFAVGSILWFPHVRGEEGCLNTELCSGTEWNHLWYICFLSSLCVPSGCRLVLVLGGLLLLCGLVSVCVRCCFQCQQAGDEAGPRPYEVTVIAFDHDSTLQSTITSLHSVFGPAARRILAVAHSHSAAQGTPPLCAPDTPPVYEEALHMSRFTVAKAGHKVPDLEPVPEEKPQAPAEGKDAQSALPGH, from the exons ATGCATAACTCAGACGTGATCTGCTTTGCTGTAGGGAGTATCTTATGG TTCCCCCACGTGAGAGGTGAGGAAGGCTGCCTTAACACTGAACT CTGTTCCGGTACAGAATGGAACCATCTGTGGTATATCTG CTTTCTGTCCTCATTGTGTGTGCCCTCCGGTTgcaggctggtgctggtgctcggggggctcctgctgctgtgtggccTGGTCTCTGTGTGCGTCAGGTGCTGCttccagtgccagcaggcagggGACGAGGCGGGCCCCCGGCCCTATGAGGTCACCGTCATTGCCTTCGACCATGACAGCACCCTGCAGAGCACCATCACCT CTCTCCACTCGGTGTTCGGGCCTGCTGCCAGGAGGATTTTAGCCGTGGCCCACTCGCACAGCGCTGCCCAGGGCACCCcgcccctctgtgcccctgaCACCCCTCCTGTGTATGAAGAAGCGCTGCACATGAGCAGGTTCACCGTGGCCAAGGCGGGCCACAAGGTGCCGGACCTGGAGCCGGTGCCGGAGGAAAAGCCACAGGCGCCCGCCGAGGGCAAGGACGCCCAGTCAGCCCTCCCAGGACACTGA
- the LOC131082986 gene encoding LOW QUALITY PROTEIN: uncharacterized protein LOC131082986 (The sequence of the model RefSeq protein was modified relative to this genomic sequence to represent the inferred CDS: inserted 2 bases in 1 codon) has protein sequence MDEGLESFVSKFADDTKLGKSVDLLEGCRALQRDLEWLDQEQGGHSSPVLSTGEASLGVLYPVLGPXHFRRDVELLERVQRRATRLIRGLEHKPYEERLRELGLFSIEKRRLRGNLIALYNFLKGGCGELGVGLFLRATTDRTRGHSLKLRQARCKLEVRRKYFTERVVRYWNHLPSEVVEASSLEELKKRLDVALAAMI, from the exons ATGGATGAGGGCTTAGAGTCTTTTGTTAGTAAATTCGCCGATGATACTAAATTGGGTAAGAGTGTAGATCTACTAGAGGGGTGTAGGGCTCTCCAGAGAGACTTGGAATGGCTGGAC caggagcagggaggtcattcttcccctgtactcagcactggtgaggcctcacttggagtattgtatccagttctgggccc tcactttcGGAGGGACGTtgagttacttgagcgtgtccagaggagggcaacgagACTAataaggggcttggagcacaagccatatgaagaacgactgagggagctgggattgtttagcatagagaaaaggagactcaggggcaACCTCAtcgctctctacaacttcctaaagggtggctgtggtgagctgggggtcggcctctttctccgggcgacaacagatagaacaagaggacacagtctcaagctgcgtcaagcgagatgtaagttagaagtaagaaggaaatacttcacagaaagagtggtcagatactggaatcatttacccagtgaggtggtagaggcatcatcccttgaagaattaaaaaaaagactggatgtggcacttgctgccatgatctag